tagcataGAGGGCCCATAAGACCTGGTTCGCTCTAGGGCCCTCCGAACCATAGAGCCGGCCCTGGATTTTTTTTCCTCCTTGTATGTTTTCTTTATTTCCAAAATTTGGCCGAGCATGCTTCTTTACATCATCTATGCATACAAGTCTGCACGTTTGAAACTAATGAATACAGTTCTCTCCTCTATCCCGGTTTACTTCCTTACTGTTTTTGAGCCAAAGAAGTGGGCTGTGAAAAAGATTGATAAGATCAGACGGACTTTCTTGTGGAATGGTTCGGCTGAAGCAAAGGGTGCATAATGTTTAGTTGCTTGGGACAAAACCAAAAGGCCCAAGATTAAAGGAGGACTGGGAGTACTTGACTTGGAAAAAATCAGTAGAGCCTTGCGCCTTCGTTGGCTGTGGTTCAAATGGACAAACCCTGATCAGCTATGGGTGGGTTCAGACATTCCCTGTTCTGAAACTGATAAGCAGCTATTCAAATGTTCTACTGTGGTCAACCTAGGCTATGGCCGAACTGCTTTGTTTTGAGAGTCCACATGGTCAAATGGTGCTTCTCCTAGGGATTTCGCACCGCACCTCTACAAGTTGGCTTGGCGTAAGGGGCTTACAGTAAGAGAAGAAGTGGAAAATCAGACTTGGACTCGGGGGGCTGTGGAGGATGTCAACTGCAGATGGAATGGCTGAATTTGTTCTTCTGTGGGAGCGGGTGCAAGGGGTGACCTTTTTGGAACAACCTGACAACACCACTTGGAAATGGACTGCAAATGGAATTTATTCTTCAAAATCTGCTTATGCGATCCAATTCATCAGATCCTACTGCAATTTCATCTCCTCTGCAATCTGGAAAGCAAAGGCTGAAGGCAAACACTATTGTTTTGGCTGGCTGTTTCTCCAACAAAAACTACAAACAACTGATAACCTGATGGTGAAAGGAATAGAGTGTGATTCAATGTGTTGTTTCTGTGAGCAAGACCTTGAAACGGCCACACATCTTTGCTTGCATTGCCCATTTGCTCAGGAGGTTTGGTTCTTGGTCCAAACATGGACGGAGGGACTCATCAATGCTCCACTGCCAGAAACTCAAGTTGAGGACTGGTGGAATTCTTCATTGCAGAACACAAGTGCACAAAATAAAAACAAGGTTGCAGCCATTCTTTTGTACACGATTTGGAATATATGGAATGAACGGAACAGGAGGATCTTCCTAGGGCTATCGCAGACTCCAACCAGAATTCTTAGTTTCATCAAAGAAGAAATGGCGATAAGACCGAAAGCATGTGAGGACCGAGGAACTACCTAATGTAAACATGCTGCTATTTTCTAAGAGTTTGAGTTTTATCCCTGCACTTGCTTCTGAAAttcagagagggagggagggagggagggagagagagagagagagagagagagagagagagagagagagagagagagagagagagagagagagagagagaactccTTAGCGCGGGGATCGCACTCGGTGCCACACAGCAGAAATAATAATCATCCCACTTACAGATTTTTTGGTAGTACAGATAAAAGAGAAAAGGTCTGGTTTGATTACAAATGAACCTTCGCCCTTCGGCGACCATTTAGTCATACTCACGACATGATGCAACCATGCATAACCACCACCCGAACGATGTTAGGAATTATTTTCAATAACGCTGGTGCGCGTATTAGTAATGATATGAGTGCTTATAAATAATAAATTTAGCTCTTAATTTTAGCTCATCCAAACAGActctaaaataaatttaaaaataaccCTAAATATGAAGATTGGTCTAAACATAAACTAATTATGGGATAATTAGAACTAATATGCTCCAACTACTTAGATCCTATTTGGATCCACCCAGTTAATTTATTAGCTGATTAGCTAGAATTAACTGGATTGAACCAACTAATTGGATAATTGTTATTTAGTAGCTTGTTATGGGAGGTTTAGCTGCGAATTAGCTACTCCCTTTTGAATCCACCCGCATCTACCTGTCAATTAGCTGATAGATCCAAACAGATACTTATTTAGCCATTACCTGTTAAAATTAATCTAACTTCATCCATATGTAATTCTAGGAGTATTTGGCATCCACGTTCGAGGATTGAAAATTAATCCTGATCCAAACGGGCTTGTGGGGACTATATATGACACGTAAGATTACCTGCCACATACGGTACTAAACTactaactcttttttttttgaagggatACTAAACTACTAACTCAACTAGATGAGTGATACCCCTGTGCAAAAAAACGAGAAccgagaaccgaaccgaaaaAACCGAGAACCGgagccgaaccgaaccgaaactGAGAAGTTCGGTTCCATTTCGGTTCCTGGTTCTCAGGAACCGAAGTAgtcggtttggtttggttttttcTGTCGGTTAACCGAAGAACCGACAACATCATACATTTAGCCCATGAGCAATGAACCTGGCCCAAGGCCCAAAAGGAAACCCTAACATGAAGTGCCCCCCTCCCACCCGTCCCATACCCCCACCCGTGACCCCGACCCGAGTGCCCGCCGCCCCCCTCGAGTGCCCGCTGCCCCGCCTGCCCTGACCCAgaggcggcgaccggcgaggcTTCGAGGCCCCCGACCCCAAGCCCCAAGGCCCCGGTCCGCGCCCAGCTACCCCTCCCCTGCGCGGCGGTGCCTGCTTCCCCCGCCGCCAGCACCCGACCGCCGTCTCCCTTCCTCTActctcggcgcggcggcgacagAACGACGGCGCGCTGCCGAGGCGGTGGCGGATCGACGGCGCAGCGGCCGCTGCGGCCCTGGATCGACGGCTTGGCGACGGCGGAACGACGGTGTGCAGCCGTGggttggcgcggcggcggcggatcgacgATGCGGCGGCcaggggagggcgcggcggcggcagcgacagCCATGGGAGGGTGTGGCGGAGGCGGATCCATGGTGCGGCCGTGGGAGCATGCAGCAGCCCATCTTGCCggcaaatttttttcttttttcattcttttttcGTTTTTTAGTAAATCTCGGTTAGTTCGGTTAGAACtggaaccgaaccgaactaaCCGAAACCGAATTTTCTCAGTTTCCATTCCTGAGAAGAACCGATTGGTTCTAATTTTTTAGAAACCGAATTTCTGTGAAAACCGAAAAACCGAACCGATCTAACCGAATGCCCAGGACTGCGTGTGCCAGTGCCACCAGCTTCTTTGAAGTTTTCGCTTCCCCTCCTATATAAGTTTACAAGTAACTAATAGACGGCCTGGTGTGTCCTAGTGTCGTGAAAAGCTTTGTCTACCGCGACAAGAAACGTCAAACAATCAGCTCGTTCACCAATCACCACTCACAACTACTCCCCAGTTCCCATCCACACTCGCCATGGATCCGAGCTCGGAAGTCATACTGGACTGTCCGTTCTTCCGCATCTACAGCGACCGGCGCATCGACCGCCTGATCGGCACCACCACCGTGCCGCCCAGCTTCGACGGCAGCACCGGCGTCACGTCGAAGGATGTCGTCATCGACGGCGACACTGGCCTCTACGTTCGCCTCTACCTCCCGGACACGGCCTCCCGGTCCGACGCCGACAGCAAGAAGCTCCCCGTGCTGGTCTacttccacggcggcggcttcgtCACCCAGTCGGCGGCGTCTCCGGTGTACCAGCGCTTCCTCAATTCCCTGGCCGCGAGGGCCGGCCTGCTCGTCGTCTCCGTCAACTACCGCCTCGCGCCCGAGCACCCTCTGCCGGCCGGCTACGAGGACTCGCTCCGCGCGTTCAAGTGGGCGGTCTCTGACGGCGGGGATCCCTGGCTGTCGCAGCACGGCGACCTCGGCCGCCTCTTCCTGGCCGGCGACAGCGCCGGCGGGAACATCGTCCACAACGTCGCGATGATGGCCGCGGCCGAAGGCGAggcgggctcggcggcgggggcgcggatCGAGGGCGCGGTCCTGCTCCACGCGGGGTTCGGCGGGAGGGAGCCCATCGACGGGGAGACGCCGGAGTGGGCGGCGTTCTCGGAGAAGCTGTGGGCGTTCGCGTTCCCCGAGGCGACGGACGGCGCGGACGATCCGCGGATGAACCCCTTGGTCGCCGCGGCGCCGAGCCTGCGGAACCTTCCGTGCAAGAGGGTCCtcgtctgcgcggcggagcaggactTGGTGCGGCCGAGGGACTGGGCGTACTACGAGGCCCTCGCGGCGAGCGGGTGGAGCGGCTCGGTGGAGTGGTTCGAGTCCAAGGGCCAGGAGcatgtcttcttcctcttcaagcCCGGCTGCGATGACACCGTGGTGCTCATGGACCGGCTCGTCGCTTTCTTCGCCGGGAAATGAGTGCGTCGTCATGCGTGACAACGGCCACATTGGTCCACATTGGTCGAGACCAATGGAACAAGAAGCCAAGATGCGCACCTGATTGCTGAATTCAATAATcagatttttcttttgaataattGCGCTGGAAGTCTCAGACTAATACTGTGTTCGTGGTCGAGACCAATAATGGAACAACAAGCCAAGATGTATATGTTGTGCTATCTCCTATCGCTTTTGCCTTAGTTCGTGGCAGTCAGTTTTTCAAAGGGTCGGAGGCGGCGTTCTGGAACGCAGGGTAAGTATAATGTCGATGACTCGATGGCGAAAGGAACGAATccaatcatcatcatcttcttcttcttcttcttcttcttcttcttctccacaaGTACCATTTGGTTTTCAAAGGGTCGGAGGCGGCGTTCTGGAACGCAGGGTAAGTATAATGTCGATGACTCGATGGCGAAAGGAACGAATCCAATCATCACTCATGCATCAGCTCAAGGGTTCGACACTTCATTCTAATTCCTAAACACAGTCCTTTCCCCTGCTCCAGGCTCCAGCTAGCTAGCCATGGATCCATCGACAAAATTGGTATTCGATTCACCGCTCCTCCGCGTTCATCACGACGGCCGTGTCGAGCGCTTCTACGGGACGGAGACCACCCTGCCGGGCTTTGATGCCGTCACCAGGGTCTCCTCCAAGGACGTCGTCGTCGACGGCGCCACCGGCGTCTTTGCCCGCCTCTACATCCCCGACCACCTCCTCACCGCCGAGCATAAGAAGGTGCCCATCCTCGTGTacttccacggcggcggcttcgtGGTCGACTCGGCCGTCTCTCCGGCGTACCACAGGTACCTCAACTGACAACTCCGTTGCCTCCAAGGCCGGTGTCCTAGCGGCGTCGGTCAACTACCGTCTCGCCCCGGAGCACCCGCTTCCAGCGGCCTACGACGACTCGTGGGCAGCGCTCAGCGGGGCCGCGTCAGGCGCCGCCGATCGACGGCGAGTCGAGAGAGACGAGGGAGATGGCGGAGAAGCTCTGGCTGCTTATTAGTCCGCGGAGCACGGAAGGTCTGGACGATCCGAGGTTGAACCCCATGGCCGACGGAGCGCCGAGCTTGCAGAACCTGGCATGCCGGAAGCTTCTTGTTTGCTCGGCCGAGGGAGATTGCCACGCGCGGGCAAGGGCCGCGGCGTACTACCAGGCGGTGAAGGAGAGCGGTTGGTGCGGTTCGGTGGAGTGGTTGGAATCCGTCGGCGAGGAGCATGTGTTCTTCCTCCACAAGCCGGAGTGCGAGGAGTCCTTGGCACTGATGGACAGGTTGGTCGCCTTCCTTGGCCAAGACTGAATGAATCATTGCGGGCTTGCGGCCGGTGCGTATTGCAATTTCTCAATACTCAACTTTTGTGTTGCGATGTAGCTAAACGTCGTAATCGTACGGCCGCTGTAATAAAAGCTGTTCCTTTACTTAAAGTGTATAAGTCGAAGCACTCTACTGATTTTTGTAAGAGCTGTTGCAATCAGAAGCTCTAGTAAGGGTTGGAATGAACGGATGTCAGTGCCATACCCTTAAATTTTTCTGTATTTTCAGTACGCGAAATGTGGCAAGAGTTTGAAAGAAACATCCACTGAAATGGATCCATTTTTAGTTTTATGATTCGAGTGATCGAAATGTGAGATGGAGGTCTTGGGTTGTGAATGCAGTGAACCAAAAGATGAGTTATTGGCTAAATTCAGTCCCAAAGAAACAGTGTCCATCGGTAGCTCAAAGTTAAAAAGCAGCAGGTTGGGTGCCTACGGCAGACAATCTTCCGGCTGTCACGTGCTGTCCGTGGCTGTCGGAGCACGGCGACTCCACCCATATCTTCTAGGCCGGAGAGGATGGAGGTGCCAACATTGTTCACAGCATAGGCCCCGTTTAGGGCACGTACAACACGCTGTTGAGAAAGGTAAACATGCAACGATTTTtggcaaccccccccccccccaaggagCAGCAGTTACCGCCCACCCATCGCTACATCCGTCTATGACTTGTTCTCGTGCTCCTAGACGAATCGACGACGAACCCGCCCGTTGTGCAGCGCGATGCGGGGAGCCGACAGAAGGCAAAAATCCGTTACgctggggggagggggggggggggatccatTTCACGCCCAAGGTTCGCACCTTCCTCATCCCTGGAAATCTCTTCCGCGCTCTCCctgaaatactccctccgtcccccATCCAACCCTAGCTCCTGTTCCGGCCACCATGTCGCGGTAGGAacgagaggaggaggcggcggcaacGCAAGAGTTACTGTAGGTGGATGAGGTTCGGATGCACAAGACAGCTGCGGCGCAATCGTAGAAGGATGCGGCGGTGCCGATGCGGAAGGTCCAGGGAAGAGCTCGGGTGCCGCTTGTGCCGGAGCAGAGTAGTTTGGGCTGGGTGGCACGTGTGGCAGAGCAGAGGAGTTCGGGATATGGCGAGGCTACTCCACCAGGGTCCTTCACCGACTGCTTCTTCAACGGCAGCACCGGACAAAGCCCCGTCGCTCAACCATGGAATTCTCAATCTTCAGATCCTGCAACATGGTACTCTCTCTCAGTTTTGCTCAATGTTTATGTTGTTGATATGAAGCTGTGTACACGAGTGTAGAACCATGATTTGGCAGTAATGGTTGAGCACGATTTTTTTCCTCGATGGATTCAGTAATATTACTCTGTCTCAATTAATATTGTTGGTAATTGTTATCATGAATTATTTCAAGTTTTATGAAGTTCATGTGGATCTACCCATGTGTTTTATGTATATCTAAGGCAAAATTAGCCCGTGGACACCGTTCGATGGGAGCTTTTGCTGCAGCCCACTAAGAAAAAACAGTTTGGCCTGGACACACTCCTCAAACGCGCCTTTTGCTGCTAGACACCGGACTCTATATTTTACTCAATTAAATTGTAAaggcacatgaaatgatagttTTACCCCTGTTGCCTTTTCAGATCGAGACGCACGCATCGTTCCCCTCCCAACTCAATCGCTTCTTGCTTTCTCGGTGGCTGGCTGCACCGGCGATACAAGCGGCGGTGGTAGCACGCCGCTGCATCCCAGGCTACGCCGCCCTCGATGccggtgc
This portion of the Panicum virgatum strain AP13 chromosome 2N, P.virgatum_v5, whole genome shotgun sequence genome encodes:
- the LOC120660904 gene encoding tuliposide A-converting enzyme 1, chloroplastic-like, with product MDPSSEVILDCPFFRIYSDRRIDRLIGTTTVPPSFDGSTGVTSKDVVIDGDTGLYVRLYLPDTASRSDADSKKLPVLVYFHGGGFVTQSAASPVYQRFLNSLAARAGLLVVSVNYRLAPEHPLPAGYEDSLRAFKWAVSDGGDPWLSQHGDLGRLFLAGDSAGGNIVHNVAMMAAAEGEAGSAAGARIEGAVLLHAGFGGREPIDGETPEWAAFSEKLWAFAFPEATDGADDPRMNPLVAAAPSLRNLPCKRVLVCAAEQDLVRPRDWAYYEALAASGWSGSVEWFESKGQEHVFFLFKPGCDDTVVLMDRLVAFFAGK